Proteins found in one Sardina pilchardus chromosome 3, fSarPil1.1, whole genome shotgun sequence genomic segment:
- the wfikkn2a gene encoding WAP, Kazal, immunoglobulin, Kunitz and NTR domain-containing protein 2: MWWMLYPRWIWFLVGHLCFLRLDSVVRAMAVPKLVYSHAGMCPNEMNPNLWVDAMSTCERECESDRDCETFEKCCANVCGLKSCVASRYFDIKGKKGPVGMPKEATCEKFMCSQQGSECDIWDGQPVCKCRDRCEREPHFTCASDGMTYYNKCYLDAEACNKGVSITEMSCRYQLPWFNTSPLPEETTLNPTTAQLETTPMDIQLPMMTNKPIHQSVFVGETASFLCEVVGRPKPEITWEKQLAGRDNQVMRPNHVRGNVVVTNIGQLVIYNAQLQDAGIYTCTARNLGGSLQAHFPLSVVKREQVIAAEEGQARVNGSSGGGGGVSVRLPAEECLKAPDTGSCGEESVSWYYEAKRNNCFAFTYGQCNKNRNHFDGYQACMLSCGAAEVTAPCSLPPVQGPCKAYEPRWAYDRALKQCQSFVYGGCGGNENNFENREACEDACPFPKGSHCKVCKPRQKMVASFCRADFVILGRVTELTEDQDSGHALVTVEEILKDDKMGLKFFGKEPLEVTLLNVDWSCPCPNITRASSSSSSSSSSSSSGGDAAGQLVVMGDVHNGMAVLQPDSFVGASSARRVRKLREVVSKKTCDFLKDLSAA, from the exons ATGTGGTGGATGCTGTACCCGCGATGGATTTGGTTTCTTGTCGGACACCTCTGCTTTCTGCGGTTGGACTCTGTGGTCAGGGCGATGGCTGTGCCCAAGCTCGTTTATTCACACGCGGGAATGTGCCCCAATGAAATGAACCCAAACCTGTGGGTGGATGCGATGAGTACCTGCGAGCGGGAGTGTGAATCCGATCGG GACTGTGAAACATTTGAGAAATGCTGCGCCAACGTTTGCGGACTCAAGAGCTGCGTGGCGTCCCGCTACTTTGACATCAAGGGCAAGAAGGGGCCGGTGGGGATGCCGAAGGAGGCGACGTGCGAGAAGTTCATGTGCAGCCAGCAGGGCTCCGAGTGCGACATCTGGGACGGCCAGCCCGTGTGCAAGTGCCGCGACCGCTGCGAGCGCGAGCCCCACTTCACCTGCGCCTCGGACGGCATGACCTACTACAACAAGTGCTACCTGGACGCCGAGGCCTGCAACAAGGGTGTCAGCATCACCGAGATGTCCTGCCGCTACCAGCTGCCCTGGTTCAACACCAGCCCCCTGCCCGAGGAGACCACTCTAAACCCCACCACGGCCCAGCTGGAGACTACTCCCATGGACATCCAGCTGCCCATGATGACCAACAAGCCCATCCACCAGTCGGTGTTCGTGGGCGAGACGGCCAGCTTCCTGTGCGAGGTGGTGGGCCGGCCCAAGCCCGAGATCACCTGGGAGAAGCAGCTGGCCGGCCGCGACAACCAGGTGATGCGGCCCAACCACGTGCGCGGCAACGTGGTGGTCACCAACATCGGCCAGCTGGTCATCTACAACGCCCAGCTCCAGGACGCCGGCATCTACACCTGCACGGCGCGGAACCTGGGCGGCTCGCTGCAGGCCCACTTCCCCCTGTCGGTGGTCAAGCGCGAGCAGGTCATCGCGGCCGAGGAGGGCCAGGCGAGGGTCaacggcagcagcggcggcggcggcggcgtcagCGTCCGGCTCCCCGCCGAGGAGTGCCTCAAGGCGCCGGACACGGGCTCCTGCGGCGAGGAGAGCGTGAGCTGGTACTACGAGGCCAAGCGCAACAACTGCTTCGCCTTCACCTACGGCCAGTGCAACAAGAACCGCAACCACTTCGACGGCTACCAGGCCTGCATGCTGTCGTGCGGCGCGGCCGAGGTGACCGCCCCGTGCTCGCTGCCGCCCGTGCAGGGCCCCTGCAAGGCCTACGAGCCGCGCTGGGCCTACGACCGCGCGCTCAAGCAGTGCCAGTCGTTCGTCTACGGCGGCTGCGGCGGCAACGAGAACAACTTCGAGAACCGGGAGGCGTGCGAGGACGCGTGCCCCTTCCCCAAGGGCAGCCACTGCAAGGTGTGCAAGCCGCGGCAGAAGATGGTGGCCAGCTTCTGCCGCGCGGACTTCGTGATCCTGGGCCGCGTGACGGAGCTGACCGAGGACCAGGACTCGGGCCACGCGCTGGTCACCGTGGAGGAGATCCTGAAGGACGACAAGATGGGCCTCAAGTTCTTCGGCAAGGAGCCGCTGGAGGTGACGCTGCTCAACGTGGACTGGAGCTGCCCGTGCCCCAACATCAcgcgcgcctcctcctcctcctcctcctcctcctcctcctcctcctctggcggAGACGCCGCCGGGCAGCTGGTGGTCATGGGCGACGTGCACAACGGCATGGCCGTGCTCCAGCCCGACAGCTTCGTGGGCGCCTCGTCGGCCCGGCGCGTGCGCAAGCTCCGCGAGGTGGTCAGCAAGAAGACCTGTGACTTTCTCAAGGATCTAAGCGCCGCCTAG